In the genome of Geitlerinema sp. PCC 9228, one region contains:
- a CDS encoding caspase family protein: MRPIGRRHFLQFAASALATLGMSQLEVRKQGWRYAKMLAAPTSRKLALLVGANGYPENPLYGCINDVLLQRELLIHRFGFQPEDILTVTDETEIKPTREGILQAFEQHLIQQANPSDVVVFHFSGHGSQVVDPNSPFRNQLNSTFVPLNRQVSQSSDRFVVSDIMGKSLFLLMSALPTENVTVILDSCYSGGGKRGNLTIRSIVGGNDTYRSESEREYQEKWQEQLKMSDEELHRQRQQGVAKGIVIASAAPDQLAADTPFDGFHAGAFTYALTQYLWQMTGSESVSNAIANISRSTTKISTTRQIPEYGVQPHTNHENKPTYFITPDTPPAEAVVTQMESDRVQFWMGGIGARSFAAFNQDAMFSLLDRQGKEVGTLKMASRDGLVGSGTLIENSRTQGSPQSGLFLQEKVRAIPKDFALHIALDPSLGENIRTHTIQKLSQIARVKFFELGETEIHYILGRMDEEKAGEARNRDIQETPEIGSIGLYGQGLDFIPGSFGPANEDVPHAMERLQAKFKSLLAARLVKLTLNASSSRTKVSATMRVVGSQGKEAIAAQEFTPRGTVRKEDINESTAHLSLDQIDFKNGIPLLPIGTRVNLDIQNQEQGDLYITVIVITPEGDMSVIFPNSWTASEAAAIVEAGETRTIPNQAQGDQFQLTVDKPLGTAEVLVLASAAPLSKALKRLQKIARSRGMRKGPMALQEDAPGAIEELLEDLNRGTRSLYATPTTRTVDTSRLAAMSITFRAIEAP; the protein is encoded by the coding sequence ATGAGACCGATCGGACGCCGTCATTTTCTCCAATTTGCCGCATCCGCCTTGGCGACCTTAGGTATGAGCCAACTTGAGGTGCGCAAGCAAGGGTGGCGCTACGCTAAAATGCTAGCAGCTCCCACTTCCCGGAAATTGGCGTTGCTGGTAGGTGCCAACGGATATCCGGAAAATCCTTTGTATGGATGTATCAACGATGTGTTGTTGCAGCGGGAACTGTTAATCCATCGTTTTGGCTTTCAACCGGAAGATATTTTGACCGTGACTGACGAGACGGAGATAAAACCTACCCGGGAAGGGATTTTACAAGCTTTTGAACAACATTTAATCCAACAAGCAAACCCATCCGATGTGGTGGTTTTCCATTTTTCCGGTCACGGTTCCCAAGTGGTTGACCCCAATTCTCCTTTTAGAAACCAACTTAACAGTACTTTTGTACCCCTCAATCGGCAAGTTTCCCAAAGTAGCGATCGCTTTGTGGTTTCCGATATCATGGGGAAAAGCTTGTTTTTGTTAATGTCGGCACTGCCAACGGAAAATGTGACGGTGATTTTAGACAGCTGTTACTCCGGCGGCGGCAAGCGGGGAAATCTCACCATACGGTCGATTGTTGGTGGCAACGATACCTATCGCAGCGAAAGCGAACGGGAATACCAGGAAAAATGGCAAGAACAATTAAAAATGAGCGATGAAGAACTCCATCGCCAACGCCAGCAAGGTGTCGCCAAAGGTATCGTTATTGCTTCCGCCGCACCAGACCAGCTCGCTGCCGATACGCCGTTCGATGGCTTTCATGCGGGAGCGTTCACCTATGCGCTCACCCAATATTTGTGGCAGATGACTGGGAGCGAATCAGTTAGCAATGCGATCGCGAATATCTCCCGCAGTACCACCAAAATTTCCACAACCCGCCAAATTCCGGAATACGGCGTTCAACCCCATACCAATCACGAAAACAAGCCTACTTACTTTATCACCCCAGACACGCCGCCAGCAGAAGCGGTGGTCACGCAAATGGAAAGCGATCGCGTACAATTTTGGATGGGAGGTATTGGCGCGCGTTCTTTTGCCGCCTTTAACCAGGATGCTATGTTTTCCCTGCTCGACCGACAAGGAAAAGAAGTCGGCACCCTAAAAATGGCATCCCGGGATGGTTTGGTGGGGTCTGGTACTTTAATAGAAAATTCCCGCACCCAAGGTTCACCGCAATCGGGATTGTTTTTGCAAGAAAAAGTCCGCGCTATCCCCAAGGATTTTGCTTTACATATCGCACTTGACCCTTCTTTAGGCGAAAATATCCGTACTCATACCATACAAAAACTATCCCAAATAGCCCGCGTGAAATTTTTTGAGTTGGGAGAAACAGAAATTCATTATATTTTGGGACGCATGGATGAAGAAAAGGCTGGGGAAGCTCGCAATCGGGATATCCAAGAAACGCCAGAAATTGGTAGTATTGGATTGTACGGTCAGGGATTGGACTTCATTCCCGGTTCCTTTGGTCCTGCCAACGAAGATGTTCCCCATGCGATGGAACGCTTGCAAGCCAAATTTAAATCCTTACTAGCCGCAAGATTGGTGAAACTGACCCTCAACGCCAGTTCCTCCCGCACCAAGGTATCGGCAACCATGCGCGTTGTTGGTTCCCAAGGCAAGGAAGCGATCGCAGCTCAAGAATTTACCCCCCGGGGAACGGTACGAAAAGAAGATATAAATGAGTCTACAGCCCATCTTTCCCTAGACCAAATCGATTTTAAAAATGGCATTCCCTTGTTGCCAATAGGAACACGCGTGAATTTGGACATTCAAAATCAAGAACAAGGCGATCTCTATATCACAGTTATTGTAATTACACCAGAAGGAGATATGTCTGTAATTTTTCCCAATAGCTGGACAGCCAGCGAAGCTGCTGCTATTGTAGAAGCTGGAGAAACCCGGACAATTCCCAACCAGGCTCAGGGAGACCAGTTTCAACTTACCGTAGACAAGCCTTTGGGAACCGCAGAAGTATTGGTTCTCGCTAGTGCAGCTCCTTTAAGCAAGGCTCTCAAACGGTTGCAGAAGATTGCTCGCAGTCGCGGGATGCGAAAAGGACCAATGGCCTTGCAGGAAGACGCTCCTGGCGCTATTGAAGAACTGTTGGAAGACTTAAATCGGGGAACCCGCAGTCTATATGCAACGCCAACAACTCGCACCGTCGATACATCGCGGTTAGCCGCCATGTCTATTACCTTCCGTGCCATCGAGGCACCATAG
- a CDS encoding S8 family serine peptidase encodes MVIPLGCRLFATTCILGIIGIPPMVSLAQPISHPTQTSEELFYTYYGQKIPLNQRSDIIGVSFTPESGSRTRGTTQPLYMQLQEALQQQGSGTRGSGRGAPLNAQVQPIGNRYALVKLPRNTRSAGVSMARQRIQQQSYVSQTLPVLRRRAAGEDAQANQENILLPNEIVLSLEPNISDSRRRQLLAQNQLEVVRPLRFAEDRYLVRSQTATGTHILQVSNRLNTAIGVQSATPNFIQTPSYQPQQTQIDSPKLVQKKATRSLPETVAAFPMPEKTPFAQSLLPLQWHLDSTPRRGNFLPRTDLQITEAWEKSNGGRNVTVAVIDSLIQWDHPDLKNNIANTANYENALPGEEHGWDFSSENGGDPNTRLSSQEMQVLRPHFQRSFAASDQKILETYPDLAEYLQQNNPQASSAEIALRIRNYVRNQIASEFHGTWSAGVIAANPSKKMGAVGVAPNAKILPVRVFGLGGEIDAASLVEAVGYAAARDADIINMSLGGLLPDSALTGQIFDILDAHPDIAIVASAGNSDLDGVGFPAAIPGTIAVGATNMQGNRTFYSNYGGGLDVVAPGGDTSRSLSGGILTTGGTGMESWWRQISVPDYSWGLALDARGKYVQVQGTSFSAPNVSGVVALMKGVNPDLRWEEIATILKETASYDSLSLLKAEKHHYRLQAAVGFGTAMGYPIIRPSGIFPKASPISREQYFFGAGLVNALQAVEAAR; translated from the coding sequence ATGGTTATTCCCCTAGGTTGCCGCTTGTTTGCCACCACTTGCATTTTAGGAATTATAGGGATTCCCCCCATGGTTTCCCTGGCGCAGCCAATCTCCCATCCCACGCAAACATCGGAAGAACTCTTTTACACCTACTACGGTCAAAAAATTCCCCTCAACCAACGTTCCGACATTATCGGCGTTTCCTTTACCCCAGAAAGCGGCAGTAGAACCCGTGGAACTACGCAGCCGCTATACATGCAACTCCAAGAAGCCTTGCAGCAGCAAGGGAGTGGAACCCGTGGAAGCGGTCGGGGAGCGCCTTTGAACGCGCAAGTGCAGCCAATCGGCAACCGCTATGCCTTGGTGAAATTACCGAGGAACACCCGTTCTGCTGGTGTATCCATGGCACGCCAGCGCATCCAGCAGCAATCTTACGTTAGCCAAACCCTTCCCGTGTTGCGTCGCCGTGCCGCTGGTGAAGACGCGCAAGCCAACCAAGAAAATATTCTCCTCCCCAACGAAATCGTTCTCAGTCTGGAACCTAACATTTCCGACAGCCGCCGGCGTCAGTTACTCGCGCAAAATCAGCTAGAGGTGGTGCGACCTTTGCGCTTTGCTGAAGACCGATACTTGGTGCGATCGCAAACCGCCACCGGTACCCACATTTTACAGGTATCCAACCGTTTAAATACCGCCATTGGGGTCCAATCGGCAACCCCCAATTTTATCCAAACCCCCAGCTACCAACCCCAACAAACCCAAATTGACTCACCTAAATTGGTCCAGAAAAAGGCTACGCGATCGCTACCAGAAACCGTTGCCGCCTTTCCCATGCCTGAAAAAACGCCATTTGCCCAAAGTTTGTTGCCCTTACAGTGGCATCTAGACAGCACCCCCCGGCGGGGAAACTTTTTACCAAGAACTGATTTACAAATAACGGAAGCCTGGGAAAAAAGCAATGGTGGTCGCAATGTTACCGTTGCGGTTATCGATAGTCTCATTCAGTGGGACCATCCCGATTTAAAAAACAATATTGCCAACACCGCCAACTACGAAAATGCCTTACCAGGAGAAGAACATGGTTGGGATTTTTCCAGCGAAAATGGCGGCGACCCAAATACACGCCTGAGTTCTCAAGAAATGCAAGTTTTGCGCCCTCACTTCCAACGTAGCTTCGCTGCTTCCGACCAAAAAATCCTAGAGACATACCCAGACCTGGCAGAATACTTGCAGCAAAACAATCCCCAAGCTTCCTCAGCCGAAATTGCCCTGCGCATTCGCAATTACGTTCGCAACCAGATAGCTTCTGAGTTCCACGGCACTTGGTCGGCGGGGGTTATCGCTGCCAATCCCAGCAAGAAAATGGGAGCTGTCGGCGTGGCACCAAACGCCAAAATCCTGCCAGTGCGCGTGTTTGGTTTGGGTGGCGAGATCGATGCTGCTTCCTTGGTCGAGGCAGTTGGCTATGCCGCCGCGCGGGATGCGGATATAATTAATATGAGTTTGGGAGGATTGCTTCCCGATAGTGCGCTGACTGGACAAATTTTTGATATTTTGGATGCCCATCCGGATATTGCCATTGTGGCATCGGCGGGAAACAGCGATTTAGACGGCGTTGGGTTTCCCGCTGCTATTCCCGGAACCATCGCGGTGGGTGCTACCAACATGCAAGGAAACCGTACTTTTTACAGCAATTATGGCGGTGGTTTGGATGTGGTGGCACCTGGTGGGGATACTTCCAGGAGTTTGAGCGGTGGCATTCTCACCACGGGAGGCACTGGGATGGAAAGTTGGTGGCGGCAAATCTCCGTTCCCGATTATAGCTGGGGTCTTGCCTTAGATGCGCGCGGCAAATACGTACAAGTGCAGGGAACGTCTTTTTCGGCACCCAATGTTTCTGGGGTGGTGGCTTTAATGAAAGGAGTCAATCCTGATTTGCGATGGGAGGAAATTGCCACCATTCTTAAGGAAACCGCTAGCTACGATAGTTTGAGTTTGTTGAAAGCAGAGAAGCATCACTATCGCTTGCAGGCGGCTGTGGGGTTTGGCACGGCAATGGGATATCCCATTATTCGCCCATCGGGAATTTTTCCCAAGGCTTCTCCCATTTCGCGGGAACAATATTTCTTTGGCGCTGGTTTGGTAAATGCTCTCCAAGCGGTAGAAGCGGCACGTTAG
- a CDS encoding tetratricopeptide repeat protein codes for MRYVPKSFQMATANVHLFPLSTSQNTMADNNSSTRKTKSDILFLQGYQKLENGELVESIQCWELALINYRALKDTTGEINSLVGLGIACADSGDSPRAIQYHRQALTLYRHINDRHGEAASLGNLGLAYAAMGQYTRAADVYQQSLEIFRDLGDRSAIAISLNNLGIACSHLQKHQTALECHQLAWDIDRSLEDLNGMATSLDNLGMTYAQLGNNRHAIQYMQQSLEIWRQVGDATAEAICVSHLGNIYFSMERYQSAKECYQQSLACFQTVDDGNGMSVAWGNLGMTACCLHEYDNAILYYQNSLEKFRKIGSRSGEAAALGNLGNVYADLGEYLRAIAFFETSLEISRKLSDRFHIAKSWGNIGDACLGLQEARKAVQSYQEALRIYRQLGDRLAQAYFLDRMGVAYRFQRQYEKAMELHKRSHHICQQIDYKIGISRSLGNLGIVLFKAGELQAAESVLWQAITLAEASESNCMPPTCHLASLRTEQTKNYSRLQQVLVALGKTELALEVAESDRVKTFKKLLNSRLAGTDGAILDISASTVEEIRQTASQRNATLVQYSVVSDPDWLYIWVISPDKNIAFRAVDLSFLETPITDLAWRLGTGEDNLEIQTDSQENSQRQKHLQQLYQLLITPIESLLPSNPQQLVGLIPQAELVSIPFAALQDERGNYLIEKHTLLAASAIQVLRFTHHHPQGWQSGKNTFTTFYPSHLLEHCYRYRWHSTEDIFQISLLKSAIAGIPRSYSYYQPSDRTM; via the coding sequence ATGCGATACGTTCCCAAATCTTTTCAAATGGCAACTGCCAACGTGCATCTTTTTCCTCTGTCTACCTCACAAAATACCATGGCAGACAACAATTCATCCACGCGCAAAACCAAAAGCGATATTTTGTTTTTGCAAGGATATCAAAAGTTAGAAAACGGCGAGTTGGTGGAAAGCATCCAATGCTGGGAACTCGCTTTAATCAACTATCGCGCCTTGAAAGATACCACTGGCGAAATTAACTCCCTTGTGGGTTTGGGAATTGCTTGCGCGGATAGCGGCGATTCTCCCCGCGCCATTCAATATCACCGACAGGCTTTGACTCTCTACCGCCACATCAACGACCGCCATGGAGAAGCTGCTTCTTTAGGGAATTTGGGATTGGCTTATGCTGCGATGGGTCAGTATACCAGAGCTGCAGACGTTTACCAACAGTCTCTAGAAATTTTCCGGGATTTGGGCGATCGCAGCGCCATTGCTATTTCCCTCAACAATCTGGGAATTGCTTGTTCCCATTTGCAAAAACACCAAACTGCTTTGGAATGCCACCAACTGGCTTGGGATATTGACCGGAGTTTGGAAGATTTAAATGGAATGGCTACTTCTCTGGATAATTTAGGCATGACTTATGCCCAATTGGGAAACAATCGCCATGCCATTCAATACATGCAGCAATCTTTAGAGATTTGGCGGCAAGTAGGGGATGCCACGGCTGAAGCAATTTGCGTTAGCCATCTAGGAAATATCTATTTTTCGATGGAAAGATATCAAAGTGCCAAAGAGTGCTACCAACAATCTCTGGCATGTTTCCAAACCGTTGACGATGGTAATGGCATGTCTGTCGCTTGGGGAAATTTGGGTATGACGGCTTGCTGCTTGCACGAATACGACAATGCGATTTTATACTACCAAAATTCTTTAGAGAAATTCCGAAAAATTGGTTCCCGTTCCGGGGAGGCTGCCGCTCTGGGGAATTTGGGCAATGTTTACGCTGATTTAGGCGAATATTTACGTGCAATTGCCTTTTTTGAAACCTCCTTGGAAATTTCCCGGAAACTCAGCGATCGCTTCCACATAGCCAAATCTTGGGGAAATATTGGCGATGCCTGTCTGGGATTGCAAGAAGCTCGAAAAGCCGTTCAATCCTACCAGGAAGCTTTGCGCATCTACCGCCAGTTAGGCGATCGCCTGGCGCAGGCTTACTTTCTCGACCGCATGGGGGTCGCCTATCGCTTTCAAAGACAATACGAGAAAGCAATGGAACTTCACAAGCGATCGCACCACATTTGCCAACAAATCGACTATAAAATTGGCATTTCTCGCTCTTTAGGCAACTTAGGCATCGTCTTGTTCAAAGCCGGCGAACTGCAAGCCGCAGAAAGCGTTCTTTGGCAAGCCATTACCCTCGCCGAAGCCAGCGAAAGCAATTGCATGCCTCCCACCTGCCATCTTGCCAGTTTGAGAACCGAACAAACCAAAAATTATTCCCGATTGCAACAAGTTTTGGTCGCCTTAGGAAAAACCGAACTTGCCTTAGAAGTCGCCGAAAGCGATCGCGTGAAAACCTTTAAAAAATTATTAAATTCCCGGCTAGCAGGAACCGATGGCGCTATCCTGGATATTAGCGCATCCACCGTCGAAGAAATTCGCCAAACGGCCAGCCAGCGCAACGCTACCTTGGTGCAATATTCGGTGGTCAGCGACCCCGATTGGCTGTATATTTGGGTCATTTCTCCCGATAAAAATATTGCCTTTCGTGCCGTCGATCTCAGCTTTCTAGAAACCCCTATCACCGATTTAGCCTGGCGTTTGGGAACTGGGGAAGACAACCTAGAAATCCAAACAGATAGCCAGGAAAATAGCCAGCGGCAAAAACACTTGCAACAACTCTACCAACTATTAATTACCCCCATTGAATCTTTGCTTCCTAGCAATCCCCAGCAACTGGTTGGCTTGATTCCTCAAGCAGAATTGGTTTCCATTCCTTTTGCCGCCTTGCAAGACGAACGAGGAAACTATCTCATCGAAAAACATACTTTACTGGCTGCTTCTGCCATTCAAGTTTTGCGATTTACCCACCACCATCCCCAAGGTTGGCAAAGTGGCAAAAATACTTTTACCACCTTTTATCCCAGCCACCTATTGGAACATTGTTATCGCTATCGGTGGCATTCCACCGAGGATATTTTTCAAATTTCCCTCCTCAAAAGTGCAATAGCCGGTATTCCGAGAAGCTATTCCTACTACCAACCAAGCGATCGCACCATGTAA
- a CDS encoding tetratricopeptide repeat protein translates to MFSIVQFFRNLKLRASTTGDRSSQAVDSCCQADADRLFLSGVRQLQSYQIHQAIQSWQMALQAYQIIGDRVGIVNSLEGLRIACTDDGEISQAMEFHQQALAIYQDLAASTKFD, encoded by the coding sequence GTGTTTTCTATTGTTCAGTTTTTCAGGAATCTCAAACTCCGTGCATCTACGACCGGCGATCGCAGTAGCCAGGCGGTAGATAGCTGTTGCCAAGCCGATGCGGACCGTTTGTTTCTCTCCGGCGTCCGCCAATTACAAAGCTACCAAATACACCAAGCCATACAATCTTGGCAAATGGCTTTGCAAGCTTACCAAATTATCGGCGATCGCGTGGGAATTGTCAACTCCCTTGAAGGATTGCGCATTGCCTGCACAGACGATGGCGAAATTTCCCAAGCCATGGAATTTCACCAACAGGCTTTAGCAATTTACCAAGACCTAGCAGCAAGCACAAAATTTGACTAA